One Maribacter cobaltidurans genomic window carries:
- a CDS encoding 5-(carboxyamino)imidazole ribonucleotide synthase, translating into MNYFSSDFKLGILGGGQLGKMMLYETRKWDVWTKVLDASPEAPCKISCNHFMQGELLDYDTVYNFGQGLDVLTIEIENVNLDALEQLEKEGLKVFPQPKALRIIQNKAKQKLFYVDHGIPTAEFQRFAYLSEIEDSIQNGGLKLPFVWKAAQFGYDGQGVKVVREIADLKGLPSGECIAETMIPFKNELAVIVARNSNGETRTYPVVEMEFHPEANQVEYVICPARIDYEVASKARKLALEVAEKIGLTGLLAVEMFQTKDDQILVNEVAPRPHNSGHYSIEASYTNQFEQHIRCILNLPLGGTESKVAGIMVNLVGAEGHTGDVVYENMEKILKLEGVTPHIYGKKQTRPFRKMGHVTIVNSDIDQARKTAQQVKETIKVISK; encoded by the coding sequence ATGAACTATTTTTCTTCTGATTTTAAACTAGGAATCCTTGGCGGTGGGCAATTGGGCAAAATGATGCTCTATGAAACCCGAAAATGGGATGTTTGGACCAAGGTTTTGGACGCTTCCCCTGAAGCTCCCTGTAAAATTTCATGTAACCATTTTATGCAAGGCGAATTGCTTGACTATGATACAGTGTACAATTTTGGTCAAGGTTTGGATGTACTGACCATAGAAATCGAAAACGTAAATCTTGATGCCCTTGAACAATTGGAAAAGGAAGGCCTTAAGGTGTTTCCACAACCCAAGGCATTGCGCATTATTCAAAATAAGGCAAAGCAAAAACTATTCTATGTAGACCATGGAATACCAACTGCAGAATTTCAACGCTTTGCATATCTCAGTGAAATAGAGGACAGTATCCAAAATGGCGGTTTAAAACTTCCCTTTGTTTGGAAGGCCGCACAGTTTGGCTATGATGGGCAGGGGGTAAAGGTAGTCCGTGAGATTGCCGATCTTAAAGGTCTGCCTTCTGGGGAGTGTATCGCCGAAACGATGATTCCATTCAAAAACGAATTGGCGGTCATTGTTGCACGGAATTCAAATGGCGAAACAAGGACGTACCCTGTAGTAGAAATGGAATTTCATCCAGAAGCCAATCAAGTGGAATATGTCATCTGTCCCGCTAGAATTGATTACGAAGTAGCTTCCAAAGCTAGAAAACTTGCACTTGAAGTGGCCGAAAAAATTGGTTTGACCGGGCTGCTGGCCGTGGAAATGTTCCAAACCAAGGACGACCAAATATTAGTCAACGAGGTAGCCCCAAGACCCCATAATAGTGGTCACTATAGTATTGAGGCAAGTTACACCAATCAATTTGAACAACACATTCGCTGTATCCTCAATTTACCCCTTGGCGGTACGGAAAGTAAGGTAGCAGGTATTATGGTGAACTTGGTAGGTGCCGAAGGCCATACAGGTGATGTGGTGTATGAAAATATGGAGAAAATCCTAAAGCTTGAAGGGGTTACTCCCCACATCTATGGAAAAAAACAAACGAGGCCTTTCCGTAAAATGGGCCATGTGACCATTGTGAACTCGGATATTGACCAAGCCAGAAAAACAGCGCAACAAGTAAAGGAAACAATCAAAGTAATCAGTAAATAA
- the purE gene encoding 5-(carboxyamino)imidazole ribonucleotide mutase: MSKVAVVMGSTSDLPVMQEAIDILKGFDIEVDVDIVSAHRTPEKLFDFSKNAHKNGYSVIIAGAGGAAHLPGMVASMSPLPVIGVPVKSSNSIDGWDSVLSILQMPGGVPVATVALNGAKNAGILAAQIIGSSDKCVLDKIILYKEGLKQKVIDGAKSVKNK, translated from the coding sequence ATGAGTAAAGTAGCCGTAGTAATGGGAAGTACCAGCGACCTTCCGGTAATGCAGGAAGCCATAGACATTCTAAAAGGTTTTGATATAGAAGTGGATGTGGATATCGTTTCCGCCCACAGAACTCCGGAAAAACTTTTCGACTTCAGTAAAAATGCCCACAAAAATGGTTACTCCGTGATAATTGCGGGTGCAGGTGGAGCTGCCCACTTACCGGGCATGGTAGCCTCCATGTCTCCATTACCGGTCATAGGTGTGCCCGTAAAAAGCAGCAACTCAATAGATGGTTGGGATTCCGTTTTATCCATTCTTCAAATGCCTGGTGGCGTTCCCGTAGCCACGGTAGCCTTGAACGGGGCCAAAAACGCAGGAATTCTGGCTGCCCAGATTATTGGTAGTTCGGACAAATGCGTTTTGGACAAGATCATCCTTTATAAAGAAGGATTAAAGCAAAAAGTTATTGATGGCGCCAAATCCGTTAAGAATAAATAG
- a CDS encoding M3 family metallopeptidase codes for MNPLLEPFDTAPFSKIKNEHFKPAFLQAIKDAKAEIDAITANSEEPTFENTIEALEFSGQQLERISSVFFNLNSAETNEEIQKIAQEVSPLLSEFGNDITLNENLFKRIKEVYQKADSLNLDVEQKMLLEKKYKNFSRNGANLPEGKKKRLREIDAELSKLTLKFGENVLAETNKYQMHLTDENDLDGLPEGEKEAAAQLATVKGKGEGWMITLDYPSYIPFMKYAKNRDLRKELAIAFGSKAFHNDELDNQENVLKITSLRFERAQLLGYKTHADFVLEERMAESPEKVHGFLKELLEKAKPAAEREFKQLADFAEELDGIGVLEKWDGSYYSEKLKQKLFDLDDEKLKPYFKLENVIDGVFTVAEKLFDLKFEEVFDIDKYHEDVKTYRVYDANGAFLSLFYADFHPRSGKRGGAWMTSCKSQWKKDGKNIRPHISNVCNFTPSTKSKPSLLTFNEVTTLFHEFGHGLHGMLADTKYPSLSGTSVYWDFVELPSQVMENWCYEKEALELFAKHYETGEVIPMELITKIKESATFQEGMQTLRQLSFGLLDMSWHGIDPTHIKDVKKHEDEAFEGTKLYPDTPETCMSTSFSHIFQGGYSSGYYSYKWAEVLDADAFAYFKEKGIFNKEVANKFREHVLSKGGTENPMVLYKRFRGAEPKVEALLKRAGLLS; via the coding sequence ATGAATCCACTCTTAGAGCCCTTTGACACAGCACCATTTTCAAAAATTAAAAATGAACATTTTAAGCCCGCATTCCTTCAAGCCATAAAAGATGCCAAGGCAGAAATAGATGCTATTACGGCCAACTCAGAAGAACCTACCTTTGAAAATACCATTGAGGCCTTGGAATTTTCGGGTCAACAATTGGAAAGAATTTCAAGTGTATTTTTCAATCTGAATTCCGCCGAAACCAATGAGGAAATCCAAAAAATCGCGCAAGAGGTTTCGCCTTTATTATCCGAATTTGGAAATGATATCACCTTGAATGAAAATTTGTTCAAAAGAATTAAAGAGGTGTATCAAAAAGCGGATTCTTTGAATCTGGATGTGGAACAAAAAATGCTCCTTGAAAAGAAATATAAAAACTTTAGCCGAAATGGGGCCAACCTACCAGAAGGCAAGAAAAAAAGATTAAGAGAAATTGATGCGGAACTTTCAAAGCTCACACTGAAATTTGGGGAAAATGTGTTGGCGGAAACCAACAAATACCAAATGCATCTTACTGACGAGAATGACTTGGACGGCTTGCCGGAAGGTGAAAAAGAAGCTGCTGCACAATTGGCCACTGTAAAGGGAAAAGGCGAAGGATGGATGATCACCCTAGATTATCCAAGTTATATTCCCTTTATGAAATACGCTAAGAATAGAGACTTGCGAAAAGAACTTGCCATAGCCTTTGGGAGCAAGGCCTTTCACAATGATGAACTGGACAACCAAGAAAATGTGCTAAAAATTACCTCTCTTAGATTTGAAAGGGCACAACTCTTAGGGTATAAAACCCATGCCGATTTTGTCCTAGAGGAAAGAATGGCGGAAAGCCCTGAAAAGGTACATGGCTTCCTAAAGGAACTTTTGGAAAAAGCAAAACCTGCTGCCGAAAGGGAATTTAAACAATTGGCAGATTTTGCTGAAGAACTGGATGGCATCGGTGTACTTGAAAAATGGGATGGAAGCTATTATTCCGAAAAACTGAAGCAAAAGCTGTTTGATCTAGATGATGAAAAACTAAAGCCCTATTTTAAGCTAGAGAATGTCATTGACGGAGTTTTTACGGTCGCTGAAAAACTGTTTGACCTAAAATTTGAAGAAGTCTTCGATATAGACAAATACCATGAAGACGTAAAAACATATCGAGTCTATGATGCTAATGGAGCATTTTTATCCCTGTTCTATGCCGATTTTCACCCCAGATCCGGAAAACGTGGTGGCGCTTGGATGACCTCCTGTAAATCGCAATGGAAAAAGGACGGTAAAAATATACGTCCGCACATAAGTAATGTGTGCAACTTTACCCCTTCCACCAAAAGTAAACCTTCCCTATTGACATTCAATGAGGTAACGACCTTGTTTCATGAATTTGGGCATGGTCTGCACGGAATGTTGGCAGACACTAAATATCCTAGCCTTTCCGGAACCTCCGTCTATTGGGACTTTGTAGAGCTTCCAAGTCAAGTCATGGAAAATTGGTGTTATGAAAAAGAAGCCTTGGAGCTATTTGCAAAACATTACGAAACCGGGGAGGTAATTCCCATGGAACTTATCACCAAAATAAAGGAATCCGCAACCTTTCAGGAAGGAATGCAGACCTTGAGACAATTGAGTTTTGGTTTGCTGGATATGTCCTGGCATGGAATTGACCCTACCCATATCAAGGATGTAAAAAAACACGAAGACGAGGCTTTTGAAGGCACTAAATTGTACCCCGATACGCCCGAAACTTGTATGAGTACATCGTTCTCCCATATTTTTCAAGGCGGATATTCGTCAGGTTATTACAGCTACAAATGGGCCGAGGTCCTCGATGCCGATGCGTTTGCCTACTTTAAGGAAAAAGGAATTTTCAATAAAGAAGTGGCCAATAAATTTAGGGAGCATGTCCTATCAAAGGGCGGAACGGAAAACCCTATGGTCCTCTACAAACGATTTAGGGGCGCCGAGCCCAAAGTGGAGGCTCTTCTAAAAAGGGCAGGACTTTTATCCTAA
- a CDS encoding rhodanese-like domain-containing protein — MKFRLILFLSILANLSCAQNPSSKAITSVTQNELSEVILLDVRTPEEYSQGHLENALNINWFDADFDKQVEKIDKDETIYVYCKVGGRSAKAQQKLLTLGYKNVVNLDGGYDAWRSKNNK; from the coding sequence ATGAAATTTAGACTGATACTTTTTTTATCCATCCTTGCAAACCTATCCTGTGCACAAAATCCTTCCTCAAAAGCTATTACCAGTGTCACACAGAACGAACTCTCCGAGGTTATATTATTGGATGTAAGAACCCCCGAGGAATATAGCCAAGGTCATTTGGAAAATGCCTTGAATATCAACTGGTTCGATGCGGATTTTGATAAACAAGTTGAAAAAATTGATAAGGATGAGACTATCTATGTGTATTGTAAAGTTGGTGGGAGAAGTGCTAAGGCACAACAGAAATTACTCACGTTGGGGTATAAAAATGTAGTCAACCTAGATGGGGGCTATGATGCATGGAGGAGCAAAAACAATAAATAG
- a CDS encoding sigma-70 family RNA polymerase sigma factor, whose amino-acid sequence MAENQLNPNSWVDNYADYLFNYAIGKVSDVETAKDLVSETFLAGLKSAKNFKGEAAERTWLIAILKRKVIDYYRKSNSKKGKAEVRMSSNSYAEDQGDWLEEKVADPYGNLGSDSIENEELGLALQVCIDKLPRKQSQVFTMKTIQGISTEEICNELDINPSNLWVMVHRARTALMECLNKNWFNS is encoded by the coding sequence ATGGCTGAAAATCAACTAAATCCAAATTCATGGGTAGACAATTACGCAGACTACCTCTTCAACTATGCCATTGGAAAAGTTAGCGACGTAGAAACCGCTAAAGATTTGGTATCCGAAACCTTTTTGGCCGGATTAAAATCAGCAAAAAACTTCAAGGGCGAAGCTGCCGAACGTACATGGCTAATAGCGATTCTGAAAAGAAAAGTCATTGATTATTATCGCAAATCAAATTCCAAAAAAGGAAAAGCGGAAGTTCGAATGAGCTCAAATTCCTATGCCGAAGACCAAGGTGATTGGTTGGAGGAAAAAGTAGCCGACCCATATGGAAACCTAGGAAGCGATTCCATAGAAAACGAGGAATTAGGACTTGCCTTGCAAGTTTGCATCGACAAATTGCCACGCAAACAATCACAAGTTTTCACCATGAAGACCATTCAAGGTATAAGTACGGAAGAAATTTGTAATGAATTGGACATAAACCCGTCCAATTTATGGGTTATGGTTCACAGAGCTAGAACAGCGTTAATGGAATGTTTAAATAAAAATTGGTTCAACTCATGA
- a CDS encoding UbiA prenyltransferase family protein, whose product MEKLQRLFNFYINASIHVAFGVFALTHVTIKTFSIQRDEHLAWFLFFGTIVCYNFIKYGVEAEKYFIVANPYQKNIQIVSFISFILGCYHAYFIRVEVWLGIMALVFLTGLYAIPVLPNTKNLRSLGGLKIFIVALVWAGATVILPVLGSFKILFWDIWVEAVQRFFFVLLLLIPFEIRDLKYDNPELRTLPQRFGVRATQLIGALLAFLFYLVTFLKDSLSGPELIVKTILFLGLLVMMFSFGKNQKKYFASFWVEGIPVVWYVLLVLCLKWY is encoded by the coding sequence ATGGAAAAACTGCAACGCCTTTTTAATTTTTATATCAATGCAAGTATCCATGTCGCATTTGGTGTTTTTGCATTGACCCATGTTACGATAAAGACCTTCAGTATACAGCGGGACGAGCATTTGGCCTGGTTTCTTTTTTTTGGGACAATCGTCTGCTATAATTTTATAAAATATGGGGTAGAGGCAGAGAAGTATTTTATTGTGGCGAATCCTTACCAGAAGAATATTCAAATAGTTAGTTTTATTTCCTTTATATTAGGGTGCTATCATGCCTATTTTATAAGGGTTGAAGTATGGTTGGGCATCATGGCACTGGTATTTTTAACAGGCCTCTATGCCATACCTGTACTGCCGAATACCAAAAACTTAAGGAGCTTAGGAGGCCTAAAAATATTTATAGTGGCACTGGTCTGGGCGGGAGCCACCGTAATCTTACCGGTATTGGGTTCTTTTAAAATTCTCTTTTGGGACATTTGGGTGGAAGCGGTCCAAAGATTTTTTTTCGTACTACTATTGTTGATTCCGTTTGAAATAAGGGATCTTAAATATGATAATCCGGAATTAAGGACACTACCACAGCGATTTGGTGTAAGGGCCACCCAACTGATTGGAGCTTTACTTGCCTTTCTATTTTATTTGGTCACTTTTTTAAAGGACTCTCTATCTGGACCTGAGCTTATAGTAAAGACCATACTTTTTTTAGGACTGTTGGTGATGATGTTTTCTTTCGGTAAAAATCAAAAAAAGTATTTTGCTTCTTTTTGGGTGGAGGGTATCCCGGTAGTGTGGTATGTACTTTTGGTTCTTTGCCTTAAATGGTATTAG
- the gcvP gene encoding aminomethyl-transferring glycine dehydrogenase yields MKTDVFASRHIGIREEDLDHMLKTISVDSLDQLIYETIPDDIRLKKTLDLGAPMSEHKFLAHLEELSKKNKVFRSYIGLGYHESLTPSVIKRNILENPGWYTAYTPYQAEIAQGRLEALLNFQTVISDLTGMELANASLLDESTAAAEAMTMLFEVRTREQKKNGIVKFFVSEEVLPQTLSLLHTRANPLGIELVIGNHEEFNFDDTFYGALLQYPGKYGQLYDYREFVLKAKEKDIKVAVAADILSLILLTPPGEFGVDVVVGTSQRFGIPMGYGGPHAAFFATKEEYKRNIPGRIIGVTKDRDEKPALRMALQTREQHIKRDKATSNICTAQVLLAVMAGMYAVYHGPKGLKYIAKKVHSTANTLTDALEKLGYFQSNSAFFDTIHIKADANIIRPIAEREEVNFLYPNSESVVIAVNEATSIKDLNQIIGIFSEAKEKEANVVTELLEKSSIPQNISRTSPFLENKVFNTYHSETELMRYIKKLERKDLSLNHSMISLGSCTMKLNAASEMLPLSSASWGNMHPFVPLEQAEGYQIVLKELAKDLSTITGFADTSLQPNSGAQGEYAGLMVIRAYHESNGEGHRNICLIPASAHGTNPASAVMAGMKVVVTKTDDKGNIDMEDLEEKVKLHADNLSALMVTYPSTHGVFESSIKKITKLIHDHGGQVYMDGANMNAQVGLTNPATIGADVCHLNLHKTFAIPHGGGGPGVGPICVAPQLVPFLPGNPVIKTGGEEAISAISAAPWGSSLVCLISYGYIKMLGPEGLTNSTKMAILNANYIKHRLSGKYDVLYTGEKGRAAHEMIIDCRSFKQNGIEVTDIAKRLMDYGFHAPTVSFPVAGTLMIEPTESESLEELDRFCDAMLSIHGEIEAAESDNPDNVLKNAPHTLQMVANDTWDFPYSRQKAAFPLPYVAENKFWPSVRRVDDAYGDRNLICTCAPIEAYAEA; encoded by the coding sequence ATGAAGACTGACGTGTTTGCATCCCGCCATATTGGTATCCGAGAAGAAGACCTTGATCACATGCTTAAAACTATATCCGTGGATAGTTTGGATCAATTAATTTACGAGACCATCCCCGATGATATTCGGCTTAAAAAAACACTGGATTTGGGTGCGCCAATGAGTGAACATAAATTTTTGGCTCATTTAGAGGAACTTTCAAAAAAGAACAAGGTTTTTCGTTCTTATATCGGCTTGGGGTATCATGAAAGCCTAACACCGTCGGTCATTAAACGGAATATCCTTGAAAATCCAGGATGGTATACCGCTTATACGCCATATCAAGCAGAAATTGCCCAAGGTAGACTTGAGGCCCTTTTAAACTTTCAAACGGTGATTTCCGACCTAACCGGAATGGAACTGGCCAATGCATCTTTGTTGGACGAAAGTACCGCCGCAGCCGAGGCAATGACCATGCTTTTTGAGGTCAGAACCAGGGAGCAGAAAAAGAATGGCATTGTAAAGTTCTTTGTTTCCGAAGAGGTTCTTCCACAGACATTGTCCCTACTCCATACACGCGCCAACCCATTGGGAATAGAATTGGTTATTGGCAACCATGAGGAATTTAATTTTGACGATACTTTTTATGGGGCCTTGCTTCAATATCCGGGTAAATATGGACAGCTGTATGATTATCGGGAATTTGTTTTAAAAGCTAAAGAAAAGGACATTAAGGTTGCGGTCGCTGCAGATATATTAAGTTTAATCCTCTTAACCCCTCCTGGTGAATTTGGTGTTGATGTTGTCGTAGGTACTTCGCAAAGGTTCGGTATTCCCATGGGATATGGTGGTCCGCATGCGGCCTTTTTTGCGACCAAAGAAGAGTATAAAAGAAACATACCTGGAAGGATAATTGGTGTGACCAAGGACAGGGACGAAAAACCTGCCTTGAGAATGGCCCTACAAACTAGGGAACAACATATCAAAAGGGACAAGGCAACCTCCAACATCTGTACGGCGCAAGTTCTTTTGGCCGTTATGGCGGGCATGTATGCTGTATATCATGGTCCCAAAGGGCTAAAATATATTGCCAAAAAAGTACATTCAACAGCAAATACATTAACGGACGCATTGGAAAAATTGGGATATTTCCAAAGTAATAGCGCTTTCTTCGATACCATACACATAAAAGCCGATGCAAACATTATACGTCCTATCGCCGAAAGAGAAGAAGTGAACTTTTTATATCCTAATTCGGAATCCGTAGTTATCGCCGTTAACGAAGCCACCTCAATTAAAGACCTCAATCAAATCATTGGTATATTTTCAGAGGCAAAGGAAAAGGAGGCCAATGTAGTCACTGAACTATTGGAAAAATCATCTATTCCGCAAAATATAAGCAGAACATCCCCTTTTCTAGAAAACAAGGTTTTTAACACCTATCACTCCGAAACGGAACTGATGCGATATATCAAAAAACTGGAGCGCAAGGATTTATCCCTTAACCACAGTATGATATCTCTGGGAAGTTGTACCATGAAATTGAATGCCGCTTCTGAAATGCTGCCTTTGAGCAGTGCCAGCTGGGGCAATATGCATCCGTTTGTGCCCTTGGAACAGGCTGAGGGCTATCAAATAGTTTTAAAAGAATTGGCTAAGGATTTATCTACCATTACAGGCTTTGCCGATACCTCATTGCAGCCAAATTCCGGCGCCCAAGGAGAATATGCAGGTTTAATGGTCATAAGGGCCTATCATGAATCCAATGGGGAGGGCCATCGAAATATTTGTTTGATTCCTGCTTCGGCACACGGTACCAATCCGGCTTCCGCCGTCATGGCAGGGATGAAAGTCGTGGTAACCAAAACGGATGATAAAGGAAATATAGATATGGAGGATTTGGAGGAAAAGGTAAAACTGCATGCGGACAATCTCTCTGCGCTGATGGTCACCTACCCTTCCACACACGGGGTATTTGAATCCTCCATTAAAAAAATTACAAAATTAATCCATGACCATGGCGGCCAGGTCTATATGGACGGTGCCAATATGAACGCCCAAGTAGGGTTGACCAATCCGGCTACCATAGGCGCAGATGTTTGCCATCTTAATTTGCATAAAACTTTTGCAATACCTCACGGTGGTGGAGGTCCAGGAGTAGGCCCTATTTGTGTGGCACCACAATTGGTTCCATTTTTACCTGGTAACCCCGTAATCAAAACAGGAGGGGAAGAGGCTATTTCAGCGATTTCGGCAGCTCCTTGGGGCAGTTCCCTGGTTTGTCTCATTTCCTACGGATATATTAAGATGCTCGGGCCTGAAGGGTTGACCAATTCCACGAAAATGGCCATACTGAACGCTAATTATATCAAACACCGACTAAGCGGAAAATACGATGTTCTCTATACCGGCGAAAAAGGAAGGGCGGCCCATGAAATGATTATCGATTGCAGGTCCTTTAAACAGAATGGTATTGAAGTAACCGATATTGCCAAGAGGCTTATGGACTACGGCTTTCATGCACCAACGGTTTCGTTTCCAGTAGCGGGCACATTAATGATCGAACCTACAGAAAGTGAAAGTTTGGAGGAATTAGATCGTTTTTGCGATGCCATGCTTTCCATTCACGGTGAGATAGAAGCAGCAGAGTCGGATAATCCAGACAACGTTTTAAAAAATGCACCTCACACGTTGCAAATGGTCGCAAACGATACTTGGGATTTTCCGTATTCAAGACAAAAAGCGGCATTTCCGTTGCCCTACGTTGCAGAAAACAAATTCTGGCCCTCTGTTCGACGCGTTGACGACGCCTATGGAGACCGTAATTTAATTTGTACCTGCGCTCCTATTGAAGCCTATGCCGAAGCTTAA
- a CDS encoding 3-oxoacyl-ACP synthase III family protein, with amino-acid sequence MGVSIIGTGSYIPENQIKNKAFAKQEFLNSDGSSFQQTNNIIIEKFKGITGIEERRYVSEDLNTSDIAFLASERAILDSGIDKEDLDYIIFAHNFGDVSAGESQGDTLPSLASRVKHLLKIRNPNCVAYDMLFGCPGWIEGVIQANAFIKSGIAKRCLVIGAETLSRIVDPYDRDSMIYADGAGAVVLEASDANTGIMSHISASYTLKEAHYLFYGKSYNSSGNETKYIKMLGRKIYEFAVTHVPNAMVECLRKSGFDVAQVRKILIHQANEKMDEAIVSRFYGHFNMEVPEHIMPMTIDKLGNSSVATIPTLLDQILKGKVKNHHLHTGDVIIFASVGAGMNINAIVYKF; translated from the coding sequence ATGGGTGTCAGTATTATAGGTACAGGAAGTTATATACCTGAAAACCAAATAAAAAACAAAGCATTTGCGAAGCAGGAATTTCTGAACAGTGACGGCAGTTCATTTCAGCAAACCAACAATATTATTATTGAAAAGTTCAAGGGAATTACGGGCATCGAGGAGAGGCGCTATGTAAGTGAAGACTTGAACACTTCGGACATTGCTTTTTTAGCTTCGGAACGGGCGATTCTTGATTCCGGTATAGATAAAGAAGATTTAGATTATATCATCTTTGCCCATAATTTTGGCGATGTATCCGCAGGTGAGTCCCAAGGGGACACATTGCCCAGTCTTGCCTCACGTGTAAAACATCTTCTAAAGATACGAAACCCCAATTGCGTTGCCTATGATATGCTTTTTGGATGCCCTGGCTGGATAGAAGGTGTAATTCAAGCCAATGCGTTCATAAAAAGTGGAATCGCAAAAAGGTGTTTGGTCATTGGCGCCGAGACGCTTTCAAGAATAGTTGACCCCTATGATAGGGATTCCATGATCTATGCAGATGGAGCAGGAGCCGTTGTACTGGAAGCTTCCGATGCCAACACGGGCATAATGTCCCATATTAGTGCCTCGTATACCTTAAAGGAGGCCCATTATCTTTTTTATGGAAAAAGCTATAACAGCTCCGGGAATGAAACCAAATACATTAAAATGCTTGGGCGGAAAATTTACGAATTTGCGGTAACCCATGTACCCAATGCCATGGTAGAATGCCTCCGAAAAAGTGGCTTTGACGTTGCACAAGTTAGAAAAATTCTGATTCATCAAGCTAATGAAAAAATGGACGAGGCCATCGTCTCCAGATTTTATGGTCATTTCAATATGGAGGTCCCGGAGCATATAATGCCCATGACCATTGATAAACTTGGAAATAGTTCCGTGGCTACGATACCTACACTTTTGGATCAAATCCTAAAAGGAAAAGTAAAAAATCACCATTTACACACAGGCGATGTTATTATATTTGCAAGTGTTGGCGCTGGGATGAACATCAACGCCATCGTTTACAAATTCTAA
- a CDS encoding class I SAM-dependent methyltransferase, whose translation MYENTYPNKRFKHTLAFLRKYVDTKETILDLGVANPFSEIMVQEGFTVENTKGEDLDFDFTSVLQSDAEVVTAFEIFEHLLAPLHVLSKIKADKLVASVPLRLWFSPAYKSKSDPWDRHYHEFEDWQFDWLLEKAGWEIQEKRKWAHPVKKIGLRPFLRLFTPRYYIVYATRKTSR comes from the coding sequence ATGTACGAGAACACTTATCCGAACAAACGGTTCAAACATACTTTGGCCTTTCTAAGGAAGTATGTGGACACTAAGGAAACTATTTTGGATTTGGGTGTTGCAAATCCCTTTTCCGAAATCATGGTCCAAGAAGGTTTTACGGTGGAAAATACAAAAGGTGAAGATTTGGACTTTGATTTTACATCAGTGCTTCAATCCGATGCAGAGGTAGTAACCGCTTTTGAGATATTTGAACATCTGTTGGCCCCTTTACATGTCCTGTCCAAAATAAAAGCCGATAAACTTGTAGCAAGTGTACCGCTCCGACTTTGGTTTTCTCCGGCCTATAAAAGTAAATCAGATCCATGGGACCGACATTATCACGAATTTGAAGACTGGCAATTTGATTGGTTATTGGAGAAAGCTGGTTGGGAAATTCAGGAGAAAAGAAAATGGGCACATCCCGTAAAGAAAATCGGATTAAGACCTTTTTTAAGGCTTTTTACGCCCCGGTACTATATTGTATACGCTACCCGAAAAACAAGTCGTTAA
- a CDS encoding glycosyltransferase, with amino-acid sequence MNYYVIIPAHNEEAFISLTLESLLLQTLPPKKVIVVNDNSTDNTEIIIDEFAKTVPYIQKVNTVSSREHMPGSKVINAFEQGLKVLDDDYDFIVKLDADTVLPKDYFENISKVFHHSPSIGIAGGFAYEQDENGKWKLNHPMDKKHVRGAFKAYSKPCFKAIGGLRGAMGWDTVDELLAQYHGFKIFTDDSLKVKHLRPTGNAYSPLSRLLQGKAMYTMRYGLWITLIASIKMALKTKNPKAFKDNLSGYFKAKKNKENFLVSEEEGKFIRRLRWSNIKSKLIP; translated from the coding sequence TTGAATTATTATGTCATCATACCGGCCCACAACGAAGAAGCTTTTATTTCTTTGACCCTGGAGTCACTTTTATTGCAGACACTGCCTCCTAAAAAAGTAATCGTTGTCAACGACAATTCTACTGACAATACCGAAATCATCATTGATGAATTCGCTAAAACGGTACCCTACATTCAAAAAGTGAATACCGTGTCCTCAAGGGAGCATATGCCCGGAAGCAAAGTAATTAATGCTTTTGAACAAGGTCTGAAGGTTTTGGACGACGATTATGATTTCATAGTAAAGCTCGATGCCGATACTGTTTTACCCAAGGATTATTTTGAAAATATATCAAAGGTTTTTCATCATTCTCCCAGTATTGGTATTGCGGGTGGATTTGCGTACGAGCAAGACGAAAATGGAAAATGGAAATTAAACCACCCGATGGATAAAAAACATGTCCGGGGTGCCTTTAAGGCTTATTCCAAACCATGTTTTAAAGCTATAGGAGGTCTAAGAGGTGCTATGGGCTGGGATACTGTGGATGAGTTGTTGGCACAATATCATGGTTTTAAAATTTTTACCGATGATTCCTTGAAGGTTAAACACCTTAGACCCACTGGTAACGCCTACAGTCCCCTATCAAGATTACTTCAAGGAAAGGCAATGTACACTATGCGATACGGCCTCTGGATTACTTTGATTGCCTCAATTAAAATGGCACTAAAAACTAAAAATCCAAAAGCATTTAAGGATAATCTATCTGGCTATTTTAAGGCCAAAAAGAATAAGGAAAATTTTTTAGTTTCGGAAGAAGAAGGGAAATTTATTAGGCGGTTGCGATGGAGCAACATTAAATCTAAATTGATTCCATAA